A window of Deltaproteobacteria bacterium contains these coding sequences:
- a CDS encoding GreA/GreB family elongation factor: MDKDAILTAIKAELEKQLALLERSASDARASATSEEARAENEYDTRGLEASYLAGAQAARAEQLRAELAQLKQVPTRAWKKGEAIGAGALCELEDDDGKKALYFVSTGRGMSLKVAGKALTVITPAAPLGKELLGKRAGDDVEVEVRGEAKGYSVLKVS; this comes from the coding sequence GTGGACAAGGACGCCATCCTCACCGCCATCAAGGCCGAGCTCGAGAAGCAGCTCGCGCTGCTCGAGCGCTCCGCCAGCGACGCGCGCGCCAGCGCCACCAGCGAAGAAGCGCGCGCCGAGAACGAGTACGACACGCGCGGGCTCGAGGCGAGCTACCTCGCCGGCGCCCAGGCCGCGCGCGCCGAGCAGCTCCGCGCCGAGCTCGCGCAGCTCAAGCAGGTGCCCACGCGCGCGTGGAAGAAGGGCGAGGCCATCGGCGCGGGCGCGCTCTGCGAGCTCGAGGACGACGACGGCAAGAAGGCGCTCTACTTCGTCTCCACCGGCCGCGGCATGAGCTTGAAGGTCGCAGGCAAGGCGCTCACGGTGATCACGCCTGCGGCGCCGCTGGGCAAGGAGCTGCTCGGCAAGCGCGCCGGCGACGACGTGGAGGTCGAGGTCCGCGGCGAGGCCAAGGGCTACAGCGTCCTCAAGGTGAGCTGA
- a CDS encoding fibronectin type III domain-containing protein, which produces MRRTHWTLFLMMLGMPLSARAASVTLAWDPEAVDGFRVYYGLSTAYDGTEAVQGPSPIMLPSSSLADPNNPSFVLDGLSSCSHVYFALTAYNNDGDGGILESALSNQVDITVVQKPLNVVASSSAPGTITLTWDPQPANDHGAIDTFNVHYGTSDVDAGTASVPVDGSGANEGPSPVSFPASSLADPNAPSTSLTGLADGTYFLDVESACNDGATRHSPESMVVVGQGTTTTTTSTTTSSSGSGSSSTSSSGSGSTGASTAGSTSSAASTTTGSSSSSSSSSASSTGTTGTHGTSSGSTSSTTTAGSSTGTHGSGSTSGTSGSTGEATTIGASSSSGSIGGSGAASTSAGSGSVPKEIEGGCGCGTTSELAPVALLLAALVHVRRRKLSSP; this is translated from the coding sequence ATGCGCCGAACGCACTGGACGCTCTTCTTGATGATGCTGGGGATGCCGCTCTCGGCGCGCGCGGCGTCGGTGACGCTCGCGTGGGATCCGGAGGCCGTGGACGGCTTTCGCGTCTACTACGGGCTCTCCACGGCATACGACGGCACCGAGGCAGTTCAGGGGCCTTCACCGATCATGCTGCCCAGCAGCTCGCTGGCAGATCCGAACAACCCCAGCTTCGTGCTCGACGGCTTGAGCTCGTGCAGCCACGTGTACTTCGCGCTCACCGCGTACAACAACGACGGCGACGGCGGCATCCTCGAGAGCGCGCTCTCCAACCAGGTGGACATCACCGTGGTGCAGAAGCCGCTCAACGTGGTCGCGAGCTCGAGCGCGCCCGGCACCATCACGCTCACCTGGGATCCCCAGCCCGCCAACGACCACGGCGCCATCGACACCTTCAACGTGCACTACGGCACCAGCGACGTCGATGCCGGCACCGCGTCGGTCCCCGTCGACGGCAGCGGCGCCAATGAAGGACCGTCTCCCGTCAGCTTCCCCGCGAGCAGCCTCGCGGATCCCAACGCGCCCAGCACCTCGCTCACCGGGCTCGCCGATGGCACGTACTTCCTGGACGTCGAATCCGCGTGCAACGACGGCGCGACGCGACACTCGCCGGAGAGCATGGTCGTCGTCGGCCAGGGCACGACCACCACGACCACCTCGACGACCACGTCGAGCAGCGGCTCCGGCTCGAGCAGCACCTCGTCGTCCGGCTCGGGGAGCACCGGCGCATCGACGGCGGGCAGCACCAGCTCCGCCGCGTCCACGACGACGGGGAGCTCGTCGTCCTCCAGTTCGAGCAGCGCGAGCTCCACGGGAACCACCGGCACGCACGGCACGTCGAGCGGCAGCACCTCCTCGACGACCACGGCCGGAAGCAGCACGGGCACGCACGGCTCCGGCTCGACGTCGGGCACCAGCGGCTCCACCGGCGAGGCGACTACCATCGGCGCCAGCTCCAGCTCGGGCAGCATCGGCGGCAGCGGCGCGGCCTCCACCAGCGCGGGAAGCGGCTCGGTGCCGAAGGAGATCGAGGGCGGCTGCGGCTGCGGGACGACGAGCGAGCTGGCGCCGGTTGCGCTCCTGCTGGCGGCGCTGGTGCACGTGCGTCGGCGGAAGCTCAGCTCACCTTGA